The following proteins are encoded in a genomic region of Desulfocurvibacter africanus subsp. africanus DSM 2603:
- the mnmE gene encoding tRNA uridine-5-carboxymethylaminomethyl(34) synthesis GTPase MnmE, with protein MRHDTDTQDIQDTIAAIATPPGQGGVGIVRLSGSDARRIGLALFRATSPAFRDFTPRMLHHGAILDAQGSPIDEALAVLMPGPRSYTGEDVLELHCHGSSAVLREVLDATLALGARLAERGEFTRRAFLNGRLDLSQAEAVAELIAAPDRAAAHLARTRLAGLLGERVRALRTRLEHLRAALCVAVDFPEDEVDCLAPEDFLSGVRAVMAEVRGLLTSHERTRAFREGAVVVLAGPVNAGKSSLLNALLGRERAIVSDTPGTTRDWLEESISLDGLPVRLVDTAGLRETADAVELEGVRRSRELLERADLVLLVLDGGQPADPAALALAHEVGPQRLLLVLNKIDLAPELPDEPGEGIALPRPHPPGADAPLDPRTPGADRPECVEGRPVLAAEDMKMGGDRGELFPPAAGGILPLPALPVSARTGAGIEALTATLRRRLAEAAGGEPQAGELAPNVRQAQAMCQALDELEALALDIEAAVPYDLLSVRLETACMRLGEITGEIAPQDVLNAVFDTFCIGK; from the coding sequence ATGCGCCACGACACCGATACTCAAGATATACAGGACACAATAGCTGCCATCGCCACTCCGCCCGGCCAGGGCGGAGTAGGCATCGTGCGCTTGAGCGGATCGGACGCCAGACGTATAGGCTTGGCCCTGTTCCGCGCCACCAGCCCGGCGTTCCGCGACTTCACCCCGCGCATGCTTCACCACGGCGCGATCCTGGACGCCCAGGGCAGCCCCATCGACGAGGCCCTGGCCGTACTCATGCCCGGACCGCGCTCGTACACGGGCGAGGATGTGCTGGAGCTGCACTGTCACGGCAGTTCGGCCGTACTGCGCGAAGTGCTCGACGCAACGCTTGCGCTCGGCGCGCGGCTGGCCGAGCGGGGCGAATTTACGCGTCGAGCCTTCCTGAACGGTCGGCTGGACCTGAGTCAGGCCGAGGCCGTGGCCGAGCTCATTGCCGCGCCGGACCGCGCCGCCGCGCATCTGGCGCGCACGCGCCTGGCTGGCCTGTTGGGCGAGCGGGTGCGGGCTTTGCGCACGCGCCTGGAGCATTTACGCGCCGCCTTGTGCGTGGCCGTGGATTTTCCCGAGGACGAGGTGGACTGTCTTGCGCCCGAGGATTTCCTGTCCGGTGTTCGGGCCGTCATGGCCGAGGTGCGCGGACTGCTGACGTCCCACGAACGCACGCGGGCTTTCCGCGAGGGCGCGGTGGTCGTCCTCGCGGGCCCGGTCAACGCAGGCAAGTCGAGCCTGCTGAACGCGCTGCTCGGCCGCGAGCGGGCCATCGTGTCCGACACGCCGGGCACCACGCGCGACTGGCTGGAGGAGTCCATCTCCCTGGACGGCCTGCCCGTGCGCCTGGTGGACACGGCCGGCTTGCGCGAAACAGCTGACGCCGTGGAGCTGGAAGGCGTGCGCCGTAGCCGCGAGTTGCTGGAACGCGCGGATCTCGTGCTGCTCGTGCTCGACGGCGGTCAACCCGCCGACCCTGCCGCCCTCGCCCTGGCTCACGAAGTCGGCCCGCAACGCTTGCTGCTCGTACTGAACAAGATCGATCTCGCGCCCGAGCTCCCTGACGAACCTGGGGAGGGCATTGCCCTCCCCAGACCCCACCCACCAGGGGCGGACGCGCCCCTGGACCCGCGCACTCCGGGCGCTGATCGCCCGGAGTGTGTGGAGGGCAGACCGGTTCTGGCGGCAGAGGACATGAAAATGGGGGGGGACCGGGGGGAATTATTCCCCCCGGCCGCCGGAGGCATTCTTCCTCTTCCCGCCTTGCCCGTGTCGGCGCGTACGGGCGCGGGCATCGAGGCGCTGACGGCGACCTTGCGGCGCAGGCTGGCCGAAGCCGCTGGCGGCGAGCCGCAGGCCGGCGAGCTGGCCCCCAACGTGCGGCAGGCTCAGGCCATGTGCCAGGCTCTGGACGAGCTTGAGGCCCTGGCTCTCGACATCGAGGCCGCTGTGCCCTACGATCTGTTGAGCGTGCGGCTGGAGACTGCCTGCATGCGCCTTGGCGAAATCACCGGCGAGATAGCTCCCCAGGATGTGCTGAACGCCGTCTTCGACACCTTCTGCATCGGAAAGTAA
- a CDS encoding type II toxin-antitoxin system HipA family toxin translates to MSTENGAYVFVWRSGGFVPAGVLYMVEEGEEVLQCRFQYEPDYLRRKDAVPLDPMSLPLSVGETIVDSPTGFRIFPSFLDQMPDAWGQRVLGAVAAEKNIPLTYFDLIVSGAKDRIGALAYGDTPDGPRWDYPLQPGFMEIAELDLETLLDAAERFQAEGFHDLPRICKEYLATGSSVGGARPKSLCMHCGRHAVAKFKAAGDDFNVCRVEYATMRLAAALGLSVPEVSLVSLDNGQSNRDIFIVERFDRSGGDRVHIISAATAIRASTGLVKLGTYSYQGIVQALNVHGSPSHLQADRMELFRRMVFNMLVANEDDHLRNHSFLHDGTGWRLSPLYDVVPGFHGPRHLYLSAGTQGGLMSLSNALSKCEAFGLYRKQAKDIVGELVAGFVDSWERIFLEAGVPPADMSQLRRLFDCARLAERETDPEARELLPR, encoded by the coding sequence ATGAGTACCGAGAATGGAGCCTATGTCTTCGTCTGGCGTTCCGGCGGATTCGTGCCGGCCGGAGTGCTCTACATGGTCGAAGAGGGCGAAGAGGTTCTGCAGTGCCGCTTCCAGTACGAGCCGGACTACCTGCGGCGCAAGGACGCGGTCCCGCTCGATCCCATGAGCTTGCCCTTGTCCGTGGGCGAGACCATTGTGGACAGCCCGACCGGCTTCAGGATTTTTCCCTCCTTTCTGGACCAGATGCCGGATGCCTGGGGGCAGAGGGTTCTCGGGGCCGTTGCCGCGGAAAAGAACATTCCGCTGACCTATTTCGACCTCATCGTTTCCGGCGCCAAGGACCGCATCGGCGCGCTGGCCTATGGCGACACGCCTGACGGCCCGCGCTGGGATTACCCTCTGCAGCCGGGATTCATGGAGATCGCCGAGTTGGACCTGGAGACGCTCCTCGATGCGGCCGAGCGCTTCCAGGCCGAGGGCTTCCATGACCTTCCGCGCATTTGCAAGGAATACCTGGCCACGGGTTCGTCCGTTGGCGGTGCCCGGCCCAAGTCGCTGTGCATGCATTGCGGCCGGCATGCGGTGGCCAAATTCAAGGCAGCGGGCGATGATTTCAACGTTTGCCGGGTCGAATACGCCACCATGCGCCTTGCCGCAGCGCTGGGCCTGAGTGTGCCCGAGGTGAGCCTTGTCAGTTTGGACAATGGGCAGAGCAATCGGGACATCTTCATCGTGGAGCGCTTCGACCGCAGCGGCGGCGACCGCGTGCACATCATCTCCGCCGCCACCGCCATCCGGGCCTCGACCGGCCTGGTCAAGCTCGGCACCTACAGCTACCAGGGCATTGTCCAGGCGCTGAACGTGCACGGCTCGCCAAGCCACCTGCAGGCCGACAGGATGGAACTCTTCAGACGCATGGTCTTCAACATGCTAGTGGCCAACGAGGACGACCACCTGCGCAACCACAGCTTCCTGCATGACGGGACAGGCTGGCGCCTTTCGCCGCTCTACGACGTGGTCCCGGGCTTCCACGGCCCCAGGCACCTCTACCTGTCCGCAGGGACGCAGGGCGGGCTCATGAGCCTGTCCAACGCCCTATCCAAATGCGAGGCTTTCGGGCTATACCGCAAGCAGGCCAAGGACATCGTCGGCGAGCTGGTGGCTGGATTCGTGGACTCATGGGAACGCATTTTCCTGGAAGCCGGGGTTCCGCCGGCGGACATGAGCCAGCTCCGGCGGCTTTTCGACTGCGCCCGCTTGGCCGAACGGGAAACAGATCCCGAAGCACGCGAACTGCTGCCGCGGTAG
- a CDS encoding helix-turn-helix domain-containing protein, giving the protein MKVGADIRRARIRRGITQADLAKRAMVNRKTIIQMEKGSPEVGMGILLRTLNVLGIDERFKDLASPELDKVGQALEARKLPNRASKPKRLADMLKKGRK; this is encoded by the coding sequence GTGAAAGTCGGAGCCGACATCCGACGCGCCCGGATCCGTCGCGGCATCACGCAGGCGGACCTCGCCAAACGGGCGATGGTCAACCGCAAGACCATCATCCAGATGGAAAAGGGCTCGCCCGAGGTGGGCATGGGCATTCTGCTCAGGACGCTCAATGTCCTGGGCATCGACGAGCGCTTCAAGGACCTTGCCTCGCCGGAGTTGGACAAGGTAGGCCAGGCTCTTGAGGCCCGCAAATTGCCGAACCGCGCCAGCAAGCCCAAGCGGCTCGCCGATATGCTGAAGAAAGGACGCAAATGA